The DNA region CGCTCGGCGGGGCCACCGCGATGGGCCGGGCGAAGGATCTCGGGACGGTGGAGGCCGGGAAGGCCGCGGACCTCCTGGTCGTCGCCGCCGACCCTCTGGTCACCGTCCGCAACCTGCGGCAGATGCGCTACGTCGTGCGCGGCGGAGTCATGAGGCGGGGCACGGAGCTCCGCGCGCGGCGTCCCTAGCGTGGGCTCCGGGCCCGTGAGGCTCCGGAAGCTCGTCGCGGCGCTCGAGAAACTCCACGGCCGGTTCCGCCCCGAGCTCACCCACCCGTTCGAGATGGTGCTCTGGGAGAACGTCGCCTACCTCGTCCCCGACGCGAAGCGCCGGGCCGCGTACGAATTCCTGAAGCGGAAGGTCGGAGTGACGCCGGCGGCGATCCTGGCGGCTCCGCCCGGCGCCCTTCTCGAGGCCGCGAGGCTCGGCGGGATGCGTCCCGAGGATCGTGTGGAGCGGCTCCGGGAAGCCGCGCGCATCGCCACCGACGCGTTCCCCGACGGGGACGTGAAGGCCGCCCTCGCGCTGGCGCCGGCGAAGGCGAAGAGGCTGTTCAAGCGTTTCCCCGGATTCGGCGATCCCGGCGCCGAGAGGATCCTCCTCTTCAACGGCGCGGCGCCGTTTCTCGCCCTCGAGTCGAACGGCCTCCGGGTTCTCCTCCGCCTGGGGCTCGGGGAGGAGTCGAAGAGCTATCCGAGAAGTTACCGGTCGGCGCAGGAGGCGGCGATGAAGGAGGAGCCTGGTGCGGGGTGCGATCTGCTGATCCGCGCGCACGGGGCGCTCCGGGCCCACGGCCGGGAGATCTGCAGGGCGGCGTCACCGATCTGCGAGGCGTGTCCGCTCGCGCCGCGGTGCCGCCACTTCGGGGCGGGGGTCAGACGCTGAAGCTCTCGCCGCAGCCGCACGATTTGGTCGCGTTCGGGTTCCGGAACTGGAAGCCGGCGCCGAGGAGGCCCCCCTTCCAGTCGATCTCGGTCCCGTCGAGGTACGGAGCGGCGGCCGCGTCGATCACGATCCGGATGCCGTGCTGCGTGGCGACCTGGTCGCCGTCCTTCGGCGCGCCGTCGAAGTCCATGGTGTAGGAGAGCCCCGAGCATCCGGCGGGCTTCACGCCGAACCTCACACCAGACTCGCCGGGGGTGAGCTTCTGCTCGTTCATCATGCGGAGGATCTGGGCCGCGGCGTTCTGGGTGAGTGCGATCATGCGGTGGAGTATAGGGAGACCCCGCAGCGGGCGCAACGCGCTCGTCGGAGGGGGCTTATAATGTCGCGCGGCCGTCGCCGGTGTCGGCGGCGTCCGGGGGGGAGGGGGCGGAGGATGACGGAATCCGTGACGGAGCCGAGCGCGCCGAAGCGGCTCGGGCTCGTCATCGTCAACACCGGGAACGGGAAGGGGAAGACGACCGCGGCGCTCGGGACCGCGCTCCGGGCCTGCGGCTATGGCCTGAAGGTCGTCATGATCCAGTTCATCAAGGGGCCGTGGAAGACCGGCGAGCAGGTCTCGGCGGCGCGCCTCGCGCCGGAGTTCGAGCTGATCAAGGCCGGCAAGGGGTTTTACCGGATCATGGGGGACCGGATCCCCGAGGAGGTCCACAGGAAGGCGGCGGCGGAAGGGTTCGCCCTGGCGGAGGAGAAGGTCCGGTCGGGGGCCTACGACATCGTCATCCTCGACGAGATCAACAACGCCGTCTCGGACGGCCTCCTCAGCATCGAGCAGGTCCTCGACCTGGTGGACCGCAAGCCCCCGGAGCTTCATCTTGTCCTGACGGGCCGCGCCGCCCACGAGCGGCTTATCGAGCGGGCCCACATGGTGACCGAGATGCGCGAGGTGAAGCACCCGTACCAGCAGGGGATCCTCGCGCAGAAAGGAATCGACTTCTGACATGAGAAAACTCGCGATCCTGGCCGCCGTCGCCGCGGCCGTCTCGACGGCATCCGCCGGCATTTCGGTGAACCTGGACTTCCTCTGGAAGCCCGATCCGAAGAACGACTCGCAGGTCTACCTGCACGTCGCGAACACCGCGTACCAGCCCCCCGCCGAGCAGGTGAGGGCGGTCTACCCGCAGATGAAGGCTCCCGAGCTGGACTTCCCCATCCTTCTGTTCATGGCCAACGAGGCCCACGTGTCGCTCTCGGCCGTCTGGGATCTTCGCTCGAAAGGGACCCCGTGGGTCCAGGTGATGACGCGGCTGAACGTTCCCCCGGATCGCGTCTTCGTTCCCGTGCAGCACGACCCCGGCCCGCCGTACGGAAAGGCCTACGGCCACTGGAAGAACCACCCGAAGGAGCAGGTCGCCCTCACCGACAGCGACGTCGCCTACTGGGTGAACGTGAGGACGCAGGCGCGGTATTTCAGCGTCCCCCCCGACACGGTCGTCGGCTGGCGACAGGCCGGACCGACGTGGAAGTCGGTGGCCGGAACCCAGTACCGCGGCAAGCACGGGGGAGACGACCAGGGCGAGGGGCACGGCCACGGGGACGGCGACGACCAGGGCGAGAATCACGGCCACGGCAAGGGGAAGGGCAAGGGTAAGGGCTAGACGCCGGGTTGATTCCCCCCGGGGGCTCCTGTATTTTTCCAGTTCGCGCCGCCGACACTCACGCAGGAGCCACTCCATGGGATTCGCAACCGACGCCATCCACGCGGGACAGGAGCCGGACCCCACCACGGGCGCCGTCTCCGTCCCCATCTACCAGACCTCCACCTACGAAGTCGAGGCGCTCGGCGAGACGAAGGGGTGGAACTACGCCCGCACCATCAACCCCACCCGCTCGGCTCTCGAGAACAACCTCGCGATCCTCGAGAAGGGGAAACGGGCCCTCGCGTTCGCGTCGGGGATGGCGGCGATCAACGCCGTCTTCTCCATGCTGAAGGCCGGCGATCACGTCGTCGTCTCGCAGAACGTGTACGGCGGGACGTTCCGCCTCGTGGACGGGATCCTCAAGCACTTCGGCGTCGAGTTCTCCTTCATCGACACGACGGATCTCGCGAACGTCTCGGCGGCGATGAAGCCGAACACCACGATGGTCTTCATCGAGACGCCGCACAATCCCGTCATGACCCTCACCGACATCGCGGGGTGCGCGGCCCTCTGCCGCAAGCGCGGCGCCCGCCTCGTCGTCGACAACACCTTCATGTCGCCGTACTGGCAGAACCCGATCCCCCTGGGCGCCGATCTCGTCGTCCACAGCACGACCAAGTACCTGAACGGCCACAGCGACAGCGTCGGCGGCGCGGTCATCGCGGCGCGCGAGGAGGACGGCGAGCGCCTCCACTTCATCCAGAAGTCGGCGGGGGCCATCCTCTCCCCGTTCGACTCGTGGCTGGTCCTCCGCGGGGTGAAGACCCTCGCGGTCAGGATGGAGCGGCACGAGGTGAACACGCGGAAGATCGCGGCGTTTCTCGCGGGGCGGCCCGAGATCCGCGCGGTCAACTACCCCGGCCTCGCGTCGCATCCCCAGCACGCGCTCGCGAAGCAGCAGGCGCGGGGATTCGGCGGGATGATCTCGTTCGATCTGGGGGGCTACGCGGAGGCGAAGAGCTTCCTCGACGCCC from Acidobacteriota bacterium includes:
- a CDS encoding iron-sulfur cluster assembly accessory protein, which encodes MIALTQNAAAQILRMMNEQKLTPGESGVRFGVKPAGCSGLSYTMDFDGAPKDGDQVATQHGIRIVIDAAAAPYLDGTEIDWKGGLLGAGFQFRNPNATKSCGCGESFSV
- a CDS encoding PLP-dependent transferase; translated protein: MGFATDAIHAGQEPDPTTGAVSVPIYQTSTYEVEALGETKGWNYARTINPTRSALENNLAILEKGKRALAFASGMAAINAVFSMLKAGDHVVVSQNVYGGTFRLVDGILKHFGVEFSFIDTTDLANVSAAMKPNTTMVFIETPHNPVMTLTDIAGCAALCRKRGARLVVDNTFMSPYWQNPIPLGADLVVHSTTKYLNGHSDSVGGAVIAAREEDGERLHFIQKSAGAILSPFDSWLVLRGVKTLAVRMERHEVNTRKIAAFLAGRPEIRAVNYPGLASHPQHALAKQQARGFGGMISFDLGGYAEAKSFLDALRLCALAESLGGVETLISHSASMTHASVPVDERRRIGVTDGLVRISVGIEDAEDLIEDLSRGLAAIGKTAVATGSAPSRRS
- the cobO gene encoding cob(I)yrinic acid a,c-diamide adenosyltransferase, translated to MTESVTEPSAPKRLGLVIVNTGNGKGKTTAALGTALRACGYGLKVVMIQFIKGPWKTGEQVSAARLAPEFELIKAGKGFYRIMGDRIPEEVHRKAAAEGFALAEEKVRSGAYDIVILDEINNAVSDGLLSIEQVLDLVDRKPPELHLVLTGRAAHERLIERAHMVTEMREVKHPYQQGILAQKGIDF